The following are encoded in a window of Haloarcula halophila genomic DNA:
- a CDS encoding DUF420 domain-containing protein, which yields MAVTDHLRTSARSRPAALTAVVSIVGYALVFGAFGDLLPLPDISNQAVILLSDAIAVVNAGALAAILVGVYFIKSGQVKRHRAAMLTAFTLILAFLVLYLVKVGGGFEKEILASGAVWTAYIVMLAIHILLSAISVPVVVHAVVLGLTHTPAELRETAHARVGRIAAAAWSLSLFLGLVTYVMLNHVYGWVPRGGEAALLLVLAGPLRRQ from the coding sequence ATGGCAGTCACGGATCACCTCCGGACGAGCGCCCGCTCGCGCCCCGCCGCGCTCACGGCCGTCGTCTCGATAGTCGGGTACGCACTCGTGTTCGGTGCCTTCGGCGATCTCTTGCCGCTCCCGGACATCTCCAACCAAGCGGTCATCCTCCTGAGTGACGCGATCGCGGTCGTCAACGCCGGCGCGCTGGCCGCGATCCTCGTCGGCGTCTACTTCATCAAGAGCGGACAGGTCAAGCGCCACCGGGCTGCGATGCTGACGGCGTTTACCCTCATCCTCGCGTTTCTCGTGCTGTATCTGGTGAAGGTCGGCGGCGGCTTCGAGAAGGAGATCCTCGCCAGCGGCGCGGTCTGGACGGCCTACATCGTGATGCTGGCGATCCACATCCTGTTGTCCGCCATCTCCGTCCCGGTCGTGGTCCACGCCGTCGTGTTGGGGCTGACGCATACACCCGCGGAACTGCGCGAGACCGCGCACGCCCGGGTCGGCCGTATCGCCGCAGCGGCCTGGAGTCTCAGTCTCTTTCTTGGCCTGGTCACCTACGTGATGTTGAACCACGTCTACGGCTGGGTGCCCCGTGGCGGCGAAGCCGCGCTCTTGCTCGTGCTCGCCGGGCCGCTCCGACGGCAGTGA